The Anaeromyxobacter sp. Fw109-5 genomic interval GGGCCCGCCGCCGCCCAGAGCGCCTCGAGGTAGGGGCCCACCCGCTCCGGGGTGAAGGGGCCCGCGAGGGCGGCCTCGAGCTTGGCGAGCAGGCGCGCGCGCAGCGCCGGGTGATCCCAGACGCGCGTGGCGAGCACGCTCCAGGTCGGCTTCTGCCCGGCGCGCTCCGTCACCCGCACGTCGTAGATCCGCCGCACCGCGTCGTCGTAGATGGAGAAGATCTGCGCCTCGCGCCAGACGCCGCCGAGGGGCGCGTTGGCGGCGATGTCGCGCGACCAGTAGGCCTGCGAGTTGTTGAGATCCCACGGGACGTAGGTCCACACGTCGCGGTGCAGCTCGTGGAGCCAGTAGCCGCGGGCGTCCTCGAGGACGGTGTTCGCGATGAGCTCGTCCGCCGCGAGGTTGCCGAGGTAGGCGTCGAGGTCCATCACCTCCCCGAGCCGCCGCTCGAGCTCCGCGTCGTCCGTCCGGCTGACGGTCTCGAGGAGGCGGTCGAGGTCGTCCCAGGGGAGCGCCTCGTTGCGCGTCTTCGTGAAGTCCTGCTGGTACGCCGGCTCGTAGCGGGGGAGCAGCTTCAGCTCGCAGTTGCGGCCGCCGCAGCGGTAGAGGGAGGCGTCGGTCTCGTGCCCGTGGTGGACGAGGTACTCGCCGCCCACCCGCTCCATGTCGAGGAACACGCCGCGGTAGGCGCCGTTCACGTAGAGCTTCACGTAGCGGGCGAAGGGGACGGGGAGGCCGAGGGCGCGGTAGAGGTCCACCGCGAAGCGCTCCACGAGCTTCGCCGCGTCGTCGTACTCGGCGAGCAGCGCGAAGCGATCGCGCCCCTCGAGCGCGTAGCCCGGGTCGAGGTCGATGCGCCAGCTCCGCTGCGGGCGCGTGCGGGACGAGGCGCCGCGGAAGCGCACGAGCCCCTCGGCCGCGCGGCCGTCGAGCGCCACGGTCGCGGGGTACATGACGTCCCAGGTCGGCTCCGCCTCGAGCGCGGCGAGGTCGCCCGGCGCGAGCGTGAGATCCACGCGGCGCAGGCGCGGCTCGGGGGTGGGGAAGGCGCCGGGGGCGCTCGCCACCGGCCAGGACGGCCCCGGGGGAGGGAGCTGCTGCTGCGGGGGCTGGTACGGCGGCGGCTGCTCGTCGGGAGGGCGCACGACGGTCGTCCCGTCGCCGCGGCCGCAGGCGAGCGAGAGGATGGCGGCCACGAGGAAGGGGGCTTGCCTGTTCACGGGGCAACGTGCGATCCGCCGGGGACGAACCGGGAGGCCGCCGGCGGGGAGGACCACACCTCGGGAAGCGGGCGACCAGGCGGGTCGTCGCGCGGCGGCCCCCAGCGGGATCTAAGATCCGGCCATGCCCTCCAACGCCGGCGCCTCCCCGATGCCCGTGACGGACGAGCTCCTGCGGGCGCTCCCCAAGACCGACCTCCACTGTCACCTCGACGGCTCGCTGCGTCTCACCACCCTGCTCGAGCTCGCCGAGGCCCAGGGGGTGCGCCTCCCGGCCGACACTCCGGAGGGGGTGGGGCGGGCGGTGCGGATGGGCGCCCAGTGCGCGTCGCTCGAGGAGTACCTCACCGCCTTCGACGTGACGCTGTCGGTGCTCCAGACCGAGGACGCGCTCCGCCGGGTGGCCTACGAGCTCGCCCTCGACTGCGCCGCCGAGAACGTGCGCTACCTCGAGGTGCGCTACTCGCCCGTCCTCCACACGCGCAAGGGGCTCAAGCCGACGGCCATCGTGGACGCCGTGCTCGACGGCCTGCGCGCGGCGGGCCGCGAGTCCGGCATCCGCTCCAACGTCATCATCTGCGGGATCCGGCACATCGATCCGCAGACGTCCGTGCGGCTCGCCGAGCTGGCCGTGGCCTACAAGGGCAAGGGCGTGGTGGGGTTCGATCTCGCCGGGGCCGAGGAGGGCCACCCCGCCTCGCGCCACCGCGAGGCGGTGCAGCTCATCCTCGACAACAACGTGAACGTGACCATCCACGCCGGCGAGGCGTTCGGCCCGGAGTCCATCGCCCAGGCCGTCCACACCTGCGGCGCCCACCGCATCGGGCACGGCGTGCGGCTGCGGGAGAACGGGGACCTGCTGAACTACCTCAACGATCACCGCATCCCGCTCGAGATGTGCCCCTCCTCGAACGTCCAGACCCGCTCGGTGACCGGCTACGAGAGCCACCCGCTCAAGTTCTACTTCGACTTCGGCCTGCGGGTGACCGTCAACACCGACAACCGGCTCATCACCGACACCACCATCACGAAGGAGCTCCGCCTCGCCCACGAGCGCATGGGCTTCACCCTCGAGGACCTGTGCACGCTCCTCGTGCAGGGCTTCAAGAGCGCGTTCCTGCCGTTCCGGGAGAAGGCGGAGCTGCTGCGCGACGTGAACGCGGAGATCGCGGCGGTGCTCGCGCGGTTCGCCGGGCCGGGGGCGGGCGGGCCGGCCGCCGCGGTGACCGAGGCGGTGGCGGTGCGGTAGACTCCGTCCCGAGGCATCCCTGACGGGGCGACCGCGTGCGCGATCTCGCTCGCGCGGCTGGCCTCGCGGTAGAGCGAGATCTCCGCGCGCGGCGCGGCCGCTTCCTTGCCCCGCCTCGCGCGGGTGCGTAGCCTCGAAGGCGTACCGTATCCACGCGGAGTGACCCGATGGCGAAGCTTCTCGCGATGATCCTCGCCGGCGGAGAGGGCCGAAGGCTCGACCCGCTCACGCGGGAGCGCGCCAAACCCGCCGTGCCCTTCGGCGGCCGCTACCGCATCGTCGACTTCGTCCTGTCGAACTTCGCGAACTCGGGCGTCCTCAAGATGAAGGTGCTCGTGCAGTACAAGTCCGAGTCCCTGAACGCCCACATCCAGCGCGGCTGGCGCCTCACCGCCCTGCTCGACCAGTACGTGGAGATCGTGCCCGCGCAGATGCGCGTGGGGCCGAAGTGGTTCGAGGGCTCGGCGGACGCCATCTACCAGAACCTCAACATCATCACCGACGAGGAGCCCGAGTTCACGTTCATCTTCGGCGCCGACCACGTCTACCGCATGGACGTCCGCCAGATGCTCCAGTTCCACCAGGACAAGGGCGCGGACCTGACCGTCGCGGCCATCCCGGTCCCGGTCGAGGAGGCGTCGGAGTTCGGCATCATCGAGGTGGACGGCGACGGCCGCATGATCGGCTTCGTCGAGAAGCCGAAGGCCGGGGTGAAGACTATGCCCGGCGACCCCACCCGCGCCCTCGCCTCGATGGGCAACTACCTCTTCACCACGGACGCCCTCGTCCAGGAGATCGTGCGCGACGCCGGCGACACCAAGAGCGCGCACGACTTCGGCAAGTCGATCGTCGCCGCGATGTACGAGCGCAAGCGCGTCTTCGTCTACGACTTCGCGAAGAACGTGGTGCCCGGCCAGGGGGACAAGGAGCGGGGCTACTGGCGCGACGTGGGGAGCCTCGACGCGTACTACCAGGCCAACATGGACCTCGTGGACGTGGACCCGTCGTTCTCGCTGTACAACGACCGCTGGCCCATCTTCACCGCCCAGCACAACTTCCCCCCGGTGAAGTTCGTCTTCAACAACCAGACGGAGGGCCGGGTCGGCTACGCCACCGACTCGCTCGTGTCGGAGGGGTGCATCATCTCGGGCGGCCACGCCCACCACTGCATCCTCTCGCCCAAGGTGCGGATCAACAGCTACTCGCTGGTGGAGGACTCGATCCTCTTCGAGAACGTGAACATCGGCCGGCACTGCAAGATCCGCCGCGCCATCGTCGACAAGCACGTCGAGATCCCGGCCAACACGACCATCGGCTACGACCTCGAGCACGACCGCAAGCGCTTCCACGTCACCGAGAGCGGGATCGTGGTGATCCCGAAGGCGATGCGGGTCGAGCCGTGACGCGCGGGGCCGGGCGTCCCCGGGGGCGCGGCCCCCGGCTACCCGTTCACCAGCCGCTCCGCCTTGTTGAAGGCGATCTGCAGGTCCACCGGCTTCTCCATCACGTCGGAGGCGCCCAGCTCGACGAGCAGGTCGCGCATGTGCTGGTCGCCGCCGAGCGCCGACACGACCAGCACCGGGATGCCGGCGGTGCGCGGGTCCGCCTTCAGCCGCAGCAGGACGTCGCGCCCATCGAGCGCCGGCATGGCGACGTCGAGCACGATCACGTCCGGGAGCTGGGACAGCGCCGCGGCGAGCGTCTCGACGCCGTCGCGCGCGTGGGAGACGGCGTGGCCCCGCCCCGTCGCGTAGCTCGCGTAGAGCTTCGCGAGCGCGGCGTCGTCCTCGGCGAGGAGGATCCTGATCGGGGCCGGGGGGGTGAGCGCCATCGCGCTCCGAAGCATAGCGCTGCAGCAGGCGGGCGCAACCCACCGGGGCGTACGGCGGCTCCCTCGGCGTACGGCCGGGCTCAGCGAGCCCAGTAGTAGGTCCACTTCACGAGGAAGGTGTCCGTGGCCGGCCCGGCGCCGAGCGCGACGGGACGCAGCGTGCTGGCCAGCGGGGCCGAGCCGTCCCACTCGAGCTCGCGCTGCGCCCTCGTGTAGACGAGGTACAGCGTCGAGCCCAGCCGGTATTCCCAGCGCAGCACCGCGTTCAGGTTGAGCGCGCCCTCGCGGAAGTCGTTCTCGCTCGGGCCGGGCGCCTCCGCGGGGGAGAGGGAGGCCAGCGTGACCTTGCGATCCACGCCGCTCGCCTGGCGGAACGCGCGGTACTCGCCGAAGGAGGTGAAGAGCTGGACGTACCCCTGCAGCGTGAGGCGCGGCGTGAGGACCACCTGCTGCCGCAGCGTGACGGAGAGCGAGGGGGCCTCGAGCCCCGCGAAGCGGTACACGCCCGGCGCCGGCTCGTCCACGTAGCGCGCGCCCCACCGCGAGACCTCGTAGCGCACGTCGAACCGGCTCTCGACCCGCGCGTGGGGCCGGACCACGACGACCCCGCTCGTGCCCCAGTAGCGCTGGCCCTGCACCGGCCCGAGCGCCTCCGAGCGGCCCATCCCGGCGCCTCCCTCGAGGAAGACGGCCTTGGAGGGGTCGAGGGAGAGCCAGCACTCCCCGAAGGTCGAGCGCGGCCGCTCGAGCGCGACGCCGGACTCCTCGATCTCGCGGACGTCCCAGGCCCGCAGCTCCACGACGCCCGTGCAGCCCACCCACTGGTAGCTGCGGAGCTGCGCCTCCGCGGAGAGCCAGAGCTGCTTCATGCGGGCGAGGCCGCGGCCGTCGGTGGTGCGCTGCCCCTGGACGCCGGAGACGACCGAGTAGGTGTGGAAGGGGCCGCCGCCGCTCGGGCGGACGTAGCGCACCAGCGCGCGGCCGAGCTGCTCGTTCTGCGTCCGCTGGTAGCCGAGCGCGTTGAGGTCGAGCGTGGGGGACTCGTACTCCCAGTGCAGCTCGAAGCGCCAGGGCTCACCGCCGGCCCGGCCGACCGCCGCGTGCGCCCCGTAGCCGAGCTCGCCCTCGTCGAGGACGGTCCCGTCGGCGAGCGTGCGCCTGGGCGAGGACACGGGCGCGCCGGGGGCCGCGCGCGCCGGGGCGCCGCCGAGCGACTGCGAGCCGGTGACCTGCCCGAGCAGGAACCACTCCCCATCGCGCGAGCGCAGGCTCCAGTCGAGCGCGGCGGCGCTCCCGGAGAGCGCGTCGCAGCGGGCCGGGCGGCGCTCGCGCGGGTCCTCCGCCTCGTCGTCCTTCTCGGCGTCCGAGATCGAGCAGCCCGGGCCGAGGGGCAGCGTGGAGGTCACGGTCGCGCCGAGCGTGCGCCCCGGGGCCGGCTGCCAGCGCGCGACGCCGGCGAGGAAGTTCCGCGGGGCCGGGGCGAGCTCGGGGAGCGACGAGCGCGGCCCGAAGTGGAAGGGCTGCGCCGCGTCCAGGCGGAAGGAGCGATCGGGGCTCGCCTCGGGCAGCCCGGAGCCGGCGCCGGTGACGAGCGCGTCGAGGATCCCCACCTGCAGCGTGCCGGTCGGCTTGCCGACGAGCTTGACGGCGCCGAGGATGGGCGCGTCGAGCCCGATGCGGCGCGAGTAGAAGAGCTGCTGCGGAGAGCGTCGCCCCGGGAGGGCGACCGGCTGGAACAGATCCATCCCCTGCGTGAAGAAGGGCCGCTTCTCCGGGAAGAAGATCTCGAAGGAGGAGAGGTTCTGGATGATCTCGTCCGCCTCGACCTGCCCGAAGTCGGGGTTGACCGTGCCCTGCAGCGACAGCGCGCGGCCGAGCGAGGCGCGCACGTCCACGCCGACGTCGCCGACCGGGTCGGCGTCGCGCGGGCTCGGAACGTCCGAGACGCGCGGCCGGAACGCGAGCCGCGCCGCGGTGTACGGCGCCACCTCGAGGTCCTGCACCGGGGCGAGCCCCTGGAGCCCGGTCAGGCTGCCCATGCGCGCGAGCTGGCCGCGGGCGCCGCGCGGCAGGTGCACGGAGAGGAGCTCCTCGTGACGCCGGGCCACGACGCGCTTCACCGCGAAGCCCCAGGTCTGCACCGGCGCGTTCGAGAAGCGCAGGGCGGCGAGCGGGATGCGCAGCTCGGCCCCCCAGCCGTCGGCGAGCGCCGCCGTCGCCCCCTCCCACACCGCGTCCCAGTCGCTCGTGGAGGTGTCGTCCTCGAAGAGGAGCGCGTCCGACTGCACCCCGGCGGCGTTGATCTCGAAGGCGTACGCGGCGCGGTGATCGTGCATCGAGTCCACGATCACCGTCACCGCGTCGGAGTACGGCGCGCGGTCGCGCCGGCCGAGCGGCCTGCGCACCTCGCCCGGGCTGCGGTCGCGCGCCGCGATCCCCACGTACAGGGCGCGATCGTCGAACAGCACGCGCACCTCGGTGCGCTCCGAGGGCGCGGCGCCCTCGGAGGGGAAGATCTGGACGAAGCCGTCGTAGGCGGGGGCGAGCGCCCAGCCCGGCTCCTCGAGCCGCCCGTCGAGGACGATCTCGCCCTGGCGCCGGGCGGCGGTGAGGGGATCGCCCGGGGCGGCGGCGAGGGCGGGCGGGGCGAGCGCGGCGGCGAGGAGCGCGAGCGAGCGTCGGATCATGGCGGCGTCGGGGGCGTCCGTGGGCCGGTACGCGGCGGGCGGGAAGATATTTCGGGCGGGCCCGGTACGGAGGGCGCTCGCCGCGGAACGTGACGCGGCAGGGGGCCCGCCTTATAACGCGGGCCGCCATGACGCCGAGAACCCTCGCGACCCTCCTCGCCGTCGCGCTCGTCCCCGCCCTCCCCCGCGCGCAGGCTCCCGCGGCGGCGCCGGCGGCGGCCGACGCTCCCGAGCTCCCCTACCAGCTGTTCCGTCTGGAGAACGGCCTCACCGTGATCCTGCACGAGGACCACACGACCCCCATCGTCGGCGTTCACGTACAGTACGACGTGGGCTCCAAGAACGAGAAGGAGGGGCGCACCGGCTTCGCGCACCTGTTCGAGCACCTGATGTTCCAGGGGACGGAGCACCTGCCGAAGGGCGAGGCGGACAGGCTCGTGGACGCGGCGGGCGGGAGCGCCAACGGCTCCACCTCCCAGGACACCACCCAGTACTGGGAGCAGGTGCCGACGAGCGCCCTCGAGCAGATGCTCTTCGTCGAGGCCGACCGGATGGGGTTCCTCCTGCCGACGCTCACGCAGGACAAGCTCGACAACCAGCGCGACGTGGTGCGCAACGAGCGGCGCGAGAACTACGAGATGCAGCCGTACGGGCTGTCCTACGAGAAGATCCTGCACGCCCTGTGGAACCCGGAGTTCCCCTACCACTGGATGCCGATCGGCTCGCACGAGGATCTCGAGGCGGCGACGCTGGAGGACGTGAAGGAGTTCTTCCAGCGCTGGTACGGGCCGGAGAACGCGGTGCTGGCCATCGCGGGAGACATCGATCCCGCGCGCACGCGCGCGCTCGTGGAGAAGTGGTTCGGGGGCATCCCCGGCAGGGCGAAGCCCGCGGCGGCCGCGCCCGCTCCCGCGCCGCTCGCGTCGGAGAAGCGCGTGACCATGGAGGACCGGGTGCAGCTCCCGCGCCTCTACATGGCCTGGCAGAGCCCCAAGCTCTTCGCGGAGGGCGACGCCGCGCTGGGCGTCGCGGGCCAGGTGCTCTCCGACGGGAAGAGCGCGCGGCTCGTGAAGCGGCTCGTGATGGACGAGCGCATCGCCCAGAGCGTCTCCGCGGGCCAGTCCTCGCAGGCGCTCGCGGGCATGTTCCTCGTGGTCGCGACGCCCAAGCCGGGCGTCTCGCTGGCGCGGCTCGAGAAGGAGATCGACGAGGAGATCGCGCGCCTCGCCGCCGAGCCGCCGACGGCCGAGGAGGTGCAGCGGGCCAAGAACGGCATCGAGGCCGGCGCGATCTTCTCGCTGGAGCCGGTGGGTGGCTTCGGCGGCCGGGCCGCCACCCTGGCCGACTACTACCTGCGCGCGGGCGATCCCGGCTACCTCGCCACGGACCTCGCCCGCTTCAGGAGGCTCACCCCCGAGGAGGTCTCCGCCGCGACCCGCCGCTACCTCCGCAAGGACGCGCGCGTCGTCCTCACCGTGACCCCCTCCGCGGGCGCGCCCCCGGTCCCCGCGCCGCAGCGGCCGCCGTCGCCCGCCGCGCCGCGCCCCGGCGCCCCCGCACCGCCGACCGCGCCGCCCGCCGCCGCCGCGCCGCCCTCCAACGCCAACGGAGCCGTCCGATGATCCGCCGCCACGCCCTCGCCGTCCTCGTCGCCGCGGCGCTCGCCTGCGCGGGTCCGCGCGCGAAGGCACCGCAGGCCCCGCCCGCCGCGCCGGCCGCCGCGGCGGTCGTGCCGGCGGGACCGGATCGCGCGAAGCTCCCGGAGCGCGGCCCGGCCCCGGAGCTGGAGCTGCCGGCCCAGCGGCACTTCGCGCTCGCGAACGGCCTCAAGGTGCGCCTCGTCGAGTACCGCCGCCTCCCGGTGGTGGCGGTGAACCTCGTGGTGGAGGCGGGCGCGGGGCGGGATCCGGCCAAGCTGCCCGGCCTCGCGAGCTTCACCGCGGCGATGCTCACCGAGGGGACGAAGACCCGCTCCGCGATCCAGCTCTCCGACGAGACCAACTTCCTCGGCGCCTCGCTGCGCGCCTCGGCGGGCCCGGACGCCGCCGCGGTGACGGGCGGGACGCTCGCGAAGCACCTCCCGAAGTTCCTCGAGCTCTTCGCGGACGTGACGATGAACCCGGCCTTCCCGAAGGCCGACTTCGCCCGCGTGCAGGACCAGCGGCTCGTCATGCTCCTGCAGCAGCGCGATCAGCCTCAGCCCATCGCCTCCAAGGCCTTCGTGCCCGTCTTCTGGGGGAAGATGCCCTACGGCCACTACCTCCTCGGCGACGAGGCGGCGGTGAAGGCGACCCGCCCGCGAGACCTCGCGGCGTTCCACGCCCGGCACTACCGGCCCGAGAACGCGGAGCTGATCGTGGTGGGCGACGTCGCCGAGGCCGAGCTGCGCCCGCTGCTGGAGGCGACGCTCGGCAAGTGGAGGCGCGGCTCGGCGCCGGGGCCGCTCGCGCCCAGGCCGCCCGCCGCGCCGCACCGGGCGCTCCTCATCGAGAAGCCCGCGGCGCCGCAGTCGTACGTGCTCGTCGGCATGCCCGGCGTCGAGCGCTCCTCGCCCGACTACGTCGCCGCCTCCGTCGCCTTCCAGGTGCTCGGCGGCGGCTCCTCGTCGCGCCTCTTCCGC includes:
- a CDS encoding CotH kinase family protein, with translation MNRQAPFLVAAILSLACGRGDGTTVVRPPDEQPPPYQPPQQQLPPPGPSWPVASAPGAFPTPEPRLRRVDLTLAPGDLAALEAEPTWDVMYPATVALDGRAAEGLVRFRGASSRTRPQRSWRIDLDPGYALEGRDRFALLAEYDDAAKLVERFAVDLYRALGLPVPFARYVKLYVNGAYRGVFLDMERVGGEYLVHHGHETDASLYRCGGRNCELKLLPRYEPAYQQDFTKTRNEALPWDDLDRLLETVSRTDDAELERRLGEVMDLDAYLGNLAADELIANTVLEDARGYWLHELHRDVWTYVPWDLNNSQAYWSRDIAANAPLGGVWREAQIFSIYDDAVRRIYDVRVTERAGQKPTWSVLATRVWDHPALRARLLAKLEAALAGPFTPERVGPYLEALWAAAGPEIVTDPFVDATRAQTVPSRLVTFVRDRRSVLLGRLARLRAHGSGPLVVNEVGMPGGTGPGYVELYNRADVALDLSGAHVTDDLRAPGKYALPEGTTIPPRGHLLLVADGTPWPPPAGAPAGEPLRLPFVLSPAGGELGVFAPGTLHAPYDLVYFGPRAEGGAYGRTGDGVEAWSDVARTPGAPN
- the add gene encoding adenosine deaminase, yielding MPSNAGASPMPVTDELLRALPKTDLHCHLDGSLRLTTLLELAEAQGVRLPADTPEGVGRAVRMGAQCASLEEYLTAFDVTLSVLQTEDALRRVAYELALDCAAENVRYLEVRYSPVLHTRKGLKPTAIVDAVLDGLRAAGRESGIRSNVIICGIRHIDPQTSVRLAELAVAYKGKGVVGFDLAGAEEGHPASRHREAVQLILDNNVNVTIHAGEAFGPESIAQAVHTCGAHRIGHGVRLRENGDLLNYLNDHRIPLEMCPSSNVQTRSVTGYESHPLKFYFDFGLRVTVNTDNRLITDTTITKELRLAHERMGFTLEDLCTLLVQGFKSAFLPFREKAELLRDVNAEIAAVLARFAGPGAGGPAAAVTEAVAVR
- the glgC gene encoding glucose-1-phosphate adenylyltransferase, which produces MAKLLAMILAGGEGRRLDPLTRERAKPAVPFGGRYRIVDFVLSNFANSGVLKMKVLVQYKSESLNAHIQRGWRLTALLDQYVEIVPAQMRVGPKWFEGSADAIYQNLNIITDEEPEFTFIFGADHVYRMDVRQMLQFHQDKGADLTVAAIPVPVEEASEFGIIEVDGDGRMIGFVEKPKAGVKTMPGDPTRALASMGNYLFTTDALVQEIVRDAGDTKSAHDFGKSIVAAMYERKRVFVYDFAKNVVPGQGDKERGYWRDVGSLDAYYQANMDLVDVDPSFSLYNDRWPIFTAQHNFPPVKFVFNNQTEGRVGYATDSLVSEGCIISGGHAHHCILSPKVRINSYSLVEDSILFENVNIGRHCKIRRAIVDKHVEIPANTTIGYDLEHDRKRFHVTESGIVVIPKAMRVEP
- a CDS encoding response regulator transcription factor; amino-acid sequence: MALTPPAPIRILLAEDDAALAKLYASYATGRGHAVSHARDGVETLAAALSQLPDVIVLDVAMPALDGRDVLLRLKADPRTAGIPVLVVSALGGDQHMRDLLVELGASDVMEKPVDLQIAFNKAERLVNG
- a CDS encoding carbohydrate binding family 9 domain-containing protein, with the protein product MIRRSLALLAAALAPPALAAAPGDPLTAARRQGEIVLDGRLEEPGWALAPAYDGFVQIFPSEGAAPSERTEVRVLFDDRALYVGIAARDRSPGEVRRPLGRRDRAPYSDAVTVIVDSMHDHRAAYAFEINAAGVQSDALLFEDDTSTSDWDAVWEGATAALADGWGAELRIPLAALRFSNAPVQTWGFAVKRVVARRHEELLSVHLPRGARGQLARMGSLTGLQGLAPVQDLEVAPYTAARLAFRPRVSDVPSPRDADPVGDVGVDVRASLGRALSLQGTVNPDFGQVEADEIIQNLSSFEIFFPEKRPFFTQGMDLFQPVALPGRRSPQQLFYSRRIGLDAPILGAVKLVGKPTGTLQVGILDALVTGAGSGLPEASPDRSFRLDAAQPFHFGPRSSLPELAPAPRNFLAGVARWQPAPGRTLGATVTSTLPLGPGCSISDAEKDDEAEDPRERRPARCDALSGSAAALDWSLRSRDGEWFLLGQVTGSQSLGGAPARAAPGAPVSSPRRTLADGTVLDEGELGYGAHAAVGRAGGEPWRFELHWEYESPTLDLNALGYQRTQNEQLGRALVRYVRPSGGGPFHTYSVVSGVQGQRTTDGRGLARMKQLWLSAEAQLRSYQWVGCTGVVELRAWDVREIEESGVALERPRSTFGECWLSLDPSKAVFLEGGAGMGRSEALGPVQGQRYWGTSGVVVVRPHARVESRFDVRYEVSRWGARYVDEPAPGVYRFAGLEAPSLSVTLRQQVVLTPRLTLQGYVQLFTSFGEYRAFRQASGVDRKVTLASLSPAEAPGPSENDFREGALNLNAVLRWEYRLGSTLYLVYTRAQRELEWDGSAPLASTLRPVALGAGPATDTFLVKWTYYWAR
- a CDS encoding pitrilysin family protein, whose translation is MTPRTLATLLAVALVPALPRAQAPAAAPAAADAPELPYQLFRLENGLTVILHEDHTTPIVGVHVQYDVGSKNEKEGRTGFAHLFEHLMFQGTEHLPKGEADRLVDAAGGSANGSTSQDTTQYWEQVPTSALEQMLFVEADRMGFLLPTLTQDKLDNQRDVVRNERRENYEMQPYGLSYEKILHALWNPEFPYHWMPIGSHEDLEAATLEDVKEFFQRWYGPENAVLAIAGDIDPARTRALVEKWFGGIPGRAKPAAAAPAPAPLASEKRVTMEDRVQLPRLYMAWQSPKLFAEGDAALGVAGQVLSDGKSARLVKRLVMDERIAQSVSAGQSSQALAGMFLVVATPKPGVSLARLEKEIDEEIARLAAEPPTAEEVQRAKNGIEAGAIFSLEPVGGFGGRAATLADYYLRAGDPGYLATDLARFRRLTPEEVSAATRRYLRKDARVVLTVTPSAGAPPVPAPQRPPSPAAPRPGAPAPPTAPPAAAAPPSNANGAVR
- a CDS encoding pitrilysin family protein translates to MIRRHALAVLVAAALACAGPRAKAPQAPPAAPAAAAVVPAGPDRAKLPERGPAPELELPAQRHFALANGLKVRLVEYRRLPVVAVNLVVEAGAGRDPAKLPGLASFTAAMLTEGTKTRSAIQLSDETNFLGASLRASAGPDAAAVTGGTLAKHLPKFLELFADVTMNPAFPKADFARVQDQRLVMLLQQRDQPQPIASKAFVPVFWGKMPYGHYLLGDEAAVKATRPRDLAAFHARHYRPENAELIVVGDVAEAELRPLLEATLGKWRRGSAPGPLAPRPPAAPHRALLIEKPAAPQSYVLVGMPGVERSSPDYVAASVAFQVLGGGSSSRLFRNLREEKGYTYGVYAMGEARKLAGASLVAGSVKADVTGAALKEIVRELARLREEPVPAQELSDAKDALVLGLPADFATAGGIAGRVAELALHGLPDDYWNGYADAVREVDAEAVQRAARRYLDPAKMTVVMVADPAVVRPQLADVPLGPIEERPAPARAPAPSPGRAVGQR